In a genomic window of Planctomycetia bacterium:
- a CDS encoding glycoside hydrolase family 2 protein, whose translation MNVLACEVADGTHAAGMTNGLRLGTTFAAWTCTPRAAGSIAHPDQLDDASDDRLPSTVPGTVASALAAAGDWDFAHPTDLDAQDWWFRTTFASADVDLEHPCRLCFDGLAGLAQVWLNGKSILTSDNMFRAYRVDVTGDLQPENELVVVFRSLTEELKRKRPRPRWKTNLVRNQQLRWQRTSLVGRIPGWAPCAPTIGPWRAVRLESSAVLLERSHITSTLEGSTGVVTVRAHLAASSAPQRATIRVGDVEAPLELQPSGEGWSCVGELRIPSVPRWWPHTHGTPTLLDCELIVADHDAVHHFPSTPIGFRTLEVGTDPGFALRINGASIYCRGGCWTVSDLLSPDGNEAALRHDLELAQAAGANMLRIGGTMNYESETFYRLCDELGLLVWQDFMFANMDYPVEDPAFRANITAEATEQLTRLARHPSVVVYCGNSEIEQQAAMLGLPRELWSNDWFGRHLPELCAAHHPGTTYVPSTPTGGILPFHTHTGITHYYGVGAYLRPAGDVRSSDVKFTSECLGFANMPEPATIFAVTGGNHPVMHDPTWKQRVPRDGGAGWDFEDVRDHYLRELYQVDPAQLRSFDMPRYLELSRAVSGELMARAFAEWRSTRSHNAGGLIWFYKDLWPGAGWGFVDATGLPKAAYYYLRRSWQTRQLTLTDEGLNGLELHLTNETGEACEATVELTLLKEPNVVVARHAVAVALEPRSQRCLSSDEMLGRFRDLNYAYRFGPPQHDIVVATWFDRERNVVSEAQHFVRRLTANRAATHGVVATAARLDDDTYQVSLSADRYLHTVRLSADGYLPDDNYFYLMPERTKLVTFRAFGTQRAAFRPTLEALNLETDLAISLNAANS comes from the coding sequence ATGAACGTGCTCGCTTGCGAAGTCGCCGACGGAACACATGCCGCCGGCATGACGAACGGACTGCGACTCGGCACGACGTTCGCCGCCTGGACTTGCACGCCGCGCGCCGCCGGCAGCATCGCACATCCCGACCAACTCGATGATGCGAGCGATGATCGGCTTCCCTCGACGGTCCCCGGCACGGTCGCTTCGGCCTTGGCCGCGGCAGGCGATTGGGATTTCGCCCACCCCACCGATCTCGACGCACAAGACTGGTGGTTCCGCACGACGTTCGCTTCTGCCGACGTCGACCTGGAACACCCCTGCCGTCTCTGCTTCGATGGCCTCGCGGGCCTCGCCCAGGTGTGGCTCAACGGCAAGTCGATCCTGACGTCCGACAATATGTTTCGCGCATATCGGGTCGATGTAACGGGCGATCTGCAACCCGAAAACGAACTCGTCGTCGTCTTTCGCTCGCTTACCGAAGAGCTGAAACGCAAGCGACCTCGCCCGCGCTGGAAAACGAACCTCGTCCGCAATCAACAGCTTCGTTGGCAGCGCACTTCGCTCGTCGGCCGGATCCCCGGTTGGGCTCCTTGCGCCCCGACGATCGGACCGTGGCGCGCCGTCCGACTGGAATCGTCGGCCGTGTTGCTTGAGAGATCGCACATCACTTCCACACTCGAAGGCTCGACCGGCGTCGTCACGGTGCGAGCGCACCTCGCCGCCTCGAGCGCACCACAGCGGGCGACCATTCGTGTCGGCGATGTCGAAGCGCCGCTCGAACTACAACCGTCGGGCGAGGGCTGGTCGTGCGTCGGCGAACTTCGCATCCCCAGCGTTCCGCGCTGGTGGCCTCATACGCACGGCACGCCGACGTTGCTCGACTGCGAGCTCATCGTCGCCGATCACGACGCCGTACATCATTTTCCTTCGACGCCGATCGGCTTTCGCACGCTCGAAGTCGGCACCGATCCCGGCTTCGCGCTTCGCATCAACGGCGCGTCGATCTACTGCCGCGGCGGTTGCTGGACCGTGAGCGATCTCCTTTCGCCCGACGGGAACGAAGCCGCGCTGCGACACGATCTCGAACTCGCTCAAGCGGCCGGGGCGAACATGCTGCGCATCGGCGGCACGATGAACTACGAGAGTGAAACGTTCTATCGCCTCTGCGACGAACTCGGTTTGCTGGTGTGGCAAGATTTCATGTTCGCCAACATGGACTACCCGGTCGAAGATCCGGCGTTCCGCGCCAACATCACGGCCGAAGCGACCGAACAGCTCACGCGGCTCGCGCGGCATCCTTCGGTCGTGGTCTATTGCGGCAATAGCGAGATCGAACAACAAGCGGCCATGCTCGGCCTGCCGCGCGAGCTTTGGAGCAACGATTGGTTCGGTCGGCACCTGCCCGAGCTTTGCGCCGCACATCATCCCGGCACGACCTACGTTCCCTCGACTCCGACCGGCGGCATCTTGCCGTTCCACACGCATACCGGCATCACGCACTACTACGGTGTCGGCGCGTATTTGCGTCCGGCCGGCGATGTTCGTTCGTCCGACGTGAAGTTCACCTCCGAATGTCTCGGCTTCGCCAACATGCCCGAGCCGGCGACGATCTTCGCCGTGACCGGCGGCAACCATCCCGTGATGCACGACCCGACCTGGAAGCAACGAGTTCCCCGCGACGGCGGAGCCGGTTGGGACTTCGAGGACGTGCGCGACCATTACTTGCGCGAGCTTTATCAGGTCGATCCGGCGCAACTCCGCTCGTTCGACATGCCGCGCTATCTCGAGCTCAGCCGCGCCGTGAGCGGCGAGCTGATGGCCCGCGCGTTCGCGGAATGGCGGAGCACCCGCTCGCACAACGCCGGCGGACTCATTTGGTTTTATAAAGACCTCTGGCCGGGCGCGGGCTGGGGCTTCGTCGACGCGACCGGCTTGCCGAAAGCCGCTTACTATTATCTCCGGCGAAGTTGGCAAACCCGCCAACTCACGCTCACCGACGAAGGCCTCAACGGGCTCGAACTCCATCTGACGAACGAAACCGGCGAAGCCTGCGAAGCGACCGTCGAACTGACGTTGCTCAAAGAGCCGAACGTCGTCGTCGCGCGACACGCAGTTGCCGTCGCCTTGGAACCGCGCTCGCAACGATGTTTGAGCAGCGACGAGATGCTCGGCCGGTTCCGCGACCTGAACTATGCCTATCGCTTCGGCCCGCCGCAACACGACATCGTCGTCGCGACATGGTTCGACCGGGAGCGAAACGTCGTGAGCGAGGCGCAGCATTTCGTGCGTCGCCTGACTGCGAACCGCGCGGCGACGCACGGTGTCGTCGCTACGGCCGCGCGCCTCGACGACGACACGTATCAAGTGTCGCTCTCGGCCGATCGCTATCTGCACACGGTTCGCTTGAGCGCCGACGGTTACTTGCCCGACGACAACTACTTTTACCTGATGCCCGAGCGAACGAAGCTCGTGACGTTTCGCGCGTTCGGCACGCAGCGCGCGGCGTTTCGTCCGACGCTCGAAGCCTTGAACCTCGAAACGGACTTGGCGATTTCCTTGAACGCCGCGAATTCTTAG
- a CDS encoding DUF1839 family protein — MSLALQTLNPVDYRRHRLHTQARSWAETNCYVDVLIELLHASGFEPIAALPFPAAIDFEGDQWTFFKFPHADLFDLFGLDVQELALWRPIEQHLDEQIRLGRPVLVELDSYYLPDTAGTTYHVGHQKSTIAAMQIDVAQKRLGYFHGQGYYELRDDDFVDIFHINGLASPAILPPYAEFVKRRVVEVPRGAWLVDASLRLLKRYLTRLPEANPLEKFKPRFAADLEWLAGASLETFHQYSFATLRQFGAAYECTATYLKWLAEHDVVGLEEPIEAFTALSTGAKTLQFQLARAMARKKTLDLAPLDDLAGTWRTAVESLSGRLL, encoded by the coding sequence ATGAGCCTTGCATTGCAGACGCTAAACCCCGTCGACTATCGTCGCCATCGGCTCCACACCCAAGCGCGGAGTTGGGCCGAGACGAACTGCTACGTCGACGTGCTGATCGAACTCCTCCACGCCTCGGGCTTCGAGCCGATCGCCGCGCTCCCTTTCCCCGCGGCGATCGACTTCGAAGGAGACCAGTGGACGTTCTTCAAGTTCCCGCACGCCGACTTGTTCGACTTGTTCGGACTCGACGTGCAGGAGCTGGCTCTGTGGCGTCCGATCGAGCAGCACCTCGACGAACAGATCCGGCTCGGCCGGCCGGTGCTCGTCGAGCTCGATTCGTACTACCTGCCCGACACGGCAGGGACGACGTATCACGTCGGGCATCAGAAGTCGACGATCGCGGCGATGCAAATCGACGTCGCGCAGAAGCGGCTCGGCTATTTCCACGGCCAGGGCTACTACGAGCTGCGCGACGACGATTTCGTCGACATTTTCCACATCAACGGTCTCGCGTCGCCGGCGATCTTGCCGCCGTATGCCGAGTTTGTGAAGCGCCGCGTCGTCGAAGTGCCGCGCGGCGCGTGGCTCGTCGACGCTTCGCTGCGGTTGCTGAAGCGCTACCTCACGCGGCTACCGGAGGCGAATCCGTTAGAGAAGTTCAAACCCCGCTTCGCCGCCGATCTCGAGTGGCTCGCCGGGGCTTCGCTCGAAACGTTTCATCAATACTCGTTCGCAACGCTTCGCCAATTCGGCGCCGCCTACGAATGCACGGCGACCTATTTGAAATGGCTCGCCGAGCACGACGTCGTCGGCCTCGAAGAACCGATCGAAGCGTTCACCGCCTTGTCGACCGGCGCGAAGACGCTGCAGTTTCAATTGGCCCGCGCGATGGCGCGGAAGAAAACTCTCGATCTCGCCCCGCTCGACGATCTGGCCGGAACCTGGCGCACGGCCGTCGAGAGCTTGTCCGGACGTCTGCTGTAA
- a CDS encoding amino acid--[acyl-carrier-protein] ligase, with protein MSCIAQESLTETYRNCRDRLVEAGLLISMNVDGLYGFSGVFEGVIENFERLVTERGRHLQAEVMRFPALISRENYLKMTHIENFPDLLGSVHSFTGNERDHQRMLGKKRAGEEWTTELTPTKIMLVPAACYPLYPTAKGTTLPSQGRTVDLRSFVFRHEPSLDPARMQIFRQREFVRLGTAEQALEHREYWFALGREILAEVGLEVEAVVANDPFFGRGGKVMANAQLEQDLKFELLHEVATAEKPTAITSCNYHQNHFGHTFDIRTQDGEECHTSCIGFGLERIALALFMKHGFEPAHWPYDVKNILGL; from the coding sequence ATGTCTTGCATCGCTCAAGAAAGCTTGACCGAAACCTATCGCAACTGTCGCGACCGACTCGTCGAAGCCGGCCTTCTGATCTCGATGAACGTCGACGGCCTCTACGGTTTCAGCGGCGTTTTCGAAGGGGTGATCGAAAACTTCGAGCGCCTCGTCACCGAACGGGGTCGCCATTTGCAGGCCGAAGTGATGCGCTTCCCGGCGCTGATCAGTCGCGAAAACTACTTGAAGATGACGCACATCGAAAACTTTCCGGATCTCCTCGGGTCGGTCCATAGTTTCACCGGCAACGAGCGCGACCACCAACGGATGCTCGGCAAGAAACGTGCCGGCGAAGAATGGACGACGGAACTGACGCCGACCAAGATCATGCTCGTTCCGGCCGCCTGCTACCCGCTCTACCCGACCGCTAAGGGGACCACGCTCCCGTCGCAAGGCCGCACGGTCGATCTTCGTTCGTTCGTGTTCCGCCACGAGCCGTCGCTCGATCCGGCCCGGATGCAGATCTTCCGTCAACGTGAGTTCGTCCGTCTCGGCACCGCCGAGCAAGCGCTCGAGCATCGCGAATATTGGTTCGCGCTCGGTCGCGAGATCTTGGCCGAAGTCGGTCTCGAAGTCGAAGCGGTCGTGGCGAACGATCCGTTCTTCGGTCGCGGCGGCAAGGTCATGGCGAATGCTCAACTCGAGCAAGACTTGAAGTTCGAACTCCTGCACGAAGTCGCTACGGCCGAAAAGCCGACCGCGATCACGTCGTGCAACTACCACCAAAACCACTTCGGTCATACGTTCGACATCCGGACGCAAGACGGCGAAGAGTGCCACACCTCGTGCATCGGCTTCGGGCTGGAACGGATCGCCTTGGCCCTCTTCATGAAGCACGGCTTCGAACCCGCCCACTGGCCTTACGACGTCAAGAATATCCTCGGGCTGTAA
- a CDS encoding acyl-CoA/acyl-ACP dehydrogenase, with amino-acid sequence MITTVIPAADIAFATVAPPSQNADLLAQVHRLGKEVLAPHAAAVDRDARFPKEAFDALREAKLLSAYVPVEYGGLGLDIVQTAKVCEALGHYCGSSAMIYAMHCIQVACVVHHAQQSEYFRNYLRQLVEEQRLMASATTEIGTGGDLLSSICAVTVEGDTFTLTKKAPVISYGEYADDILVTARRSPESPATDQVHVMVRRGEYTAEPLSTWDTMGFRGTCSSGFTLTARGSVDQILPTNFSEILGQTMHPYSHIVWGALWSGIAADAVNRARAFVRVEARKTPGETPLAAVRLAETDQVLQVMRHNVEVSARDYLERLQSNCPSAFNGFGFAIRTNNLKLSCSQQIVDIVGRSLLICGISGYRNDSKFTLARHLRDSYGAALMVNNDRITKLNATMLLAHKEGY; translated from the coding sequence ATGATCACGACGGTAATCCCCGCGGCCGATATCGCGTTCGCCACCGTAGCGCCCCCGTCCCAGAATGCCGATTTGCTGGCGCAAGTCCATCGCCTCGGCAAGGAAGTCTTGGCTCCGCACGCCGCGGCGGTCGATCGCGATGCCCGCTTCCCGAAGGAAGCGTTCGACGCGCTGCGCGAAGCCAAGCTGCTCAGCGCCTACGTCCCGGTCGAATACGGCGGCCTCGGGCTCGACATCGTGCAGACGGCGAAAGTGTGCGAGGCATTAGGCCATTATTGCGGCTCGTCCGCAATGATCTACGCGATGCACTGCATTCAGGTCGCCTGCGTCGTGCATCACGCTCAACAGTCCGAATACTTCCGCAACTACCTGCGGCAGCTCGTCGAAGAACAACGCCTGATGGCTTCGGCCACGACCGAGATCGGCACCGGCGGCGACTTGCTCTCGAGCATTTGCGCCGTCACGGTCGAGGGAGATACCTTCACGCTGACGAAGAAGGCCCCGGTCATCAGCTACGGCGAATATGCCGACGACATCCTCGTCACGGCTCGCCGCTCGCCCGAATCGCCGGCCACGGATCAGGTTCACGTCATGGTTCGTCGCGGCGAGTACACGGCCGAGCCCCTCTCGACCTGGGACACGATGGGCTTCCGCGGCACTTGCAGCTCCGGCTTCACGCTCACGGCGCGCGGCTCCGTCGATCAGATCTTGCCGACGAACTTCAGCGAGATCCTCGGGCAGACGATGCATCCCTACTCGCACATCGTGTGGGGCGCTCTGTGGTCGGGCATCGCCGCCGATGCCGTAAATCGGGCCCGCGCCTTCGTGCGGGTCGAAGCTCGCAAGACCCCCGGCGAAACCCCGCTGGCTGCCGTTCGCCTGGCCGAGACGGATCAAGTGCTGCAAGTCATGCGGCACAACGTCGAGGTCTCGGCTCGCGACTATCTCGAACGCTTGCAATCGAATTGTCCGTCGGCCTTCAACGGCTTCGGCTTCGCCATTCGCACGAACAACCTGAAGCTCTCCTGCTCGCAACAGATCGTCGACATCGTCGGCCGATCGCTCCTCATCTGCGGTATCTCGGGCTATCGCAACGACTCGAAATTCACCTTAGCTCGCCACCTGCGCGACTCCTACGGAGCCGCTCTGATGGTGAACAACGATCGCATTACGAAACTCAACGCCACGATGTTGCTGGCTCATAAGGAAGGATATTAA
- a CDS encoding acyl carrier protein: MAHASTAIEIDAIKEIVSEHLGATADVRNFEPERDLYAAGLTSLATVGLMLALEERFDIEFSEAMLSRGTFRSIASIAEAVSKLAR, translated from the coding sequence ATGGCCCATGCCTCTACAGCGATCGAAATCGACGCGATCAAGGAAATCGTCTCCGAACATCTCGGCGCTACCGCCGACGTTCGCAACTTCGAGCCGGAACGGGATCTGTACGCCGCCGGTCTCACGTCGCTCGCCACGGTCGGCTTGATGCTCGCCCTCGAAGAGCGCTTCGACATCGAATTCTCCGAAGCGATGCTCAGCCGCGGCACGTTCCGCAGCATCGCCTCGATCGCGGAAGCCGTCTCGAAGCTGGCCCGCTAA
- a CDS encoding GNAT family N-acetyltransferase, whose product MIDYRLEPDLTAEAFIGLLVRSTLAERRPVDDRATIEMMLAKADLLVTARCEGELVGISRALTDFSFCTYLSDLAVDERFQRRGIGRELIARTHREAGLGTTLILLSAPKAETYYPHIGMTKHESCWTVARRQPYVR is encoded by the coding sequence ATGATCGACTACCGACTCGAACCCGATCTGACCGCCGAGGCGTTTATCGGGCTCCTCGTTCGTTCGACGTTGGCCGAGCGGCGCCCGGTCGACGACCGCGCGACGATCGAGATGATGCTCGCGAAAGCCGACCTTCTCGTTACCGCGCGCTGCGAAGGAGAGCTCGTCGGCATCTCGCGCGCGCTCACCGATTTCTCTTTCTGCACGTACCTCTCCGACCTCGCAGTCGACGAGCGGTTTCAACGGCGCGGCATCGGGCGTGAGTTGATCGCGCGCACCCATCGAGAAGCCGGCCTCGGCACGACTCTCATCTTGCTCTCGGCTCCGAAAGCCGAGACCTACTATCCGCACATCGGCATGACGAAACATGAATCGTGTTGGACCGTCGCACGTCGTCAACCGTACGTTCGCTAA
- a CDS encoding protein kinase gives MAMTVDQFGKAIIASGLLTTDEVKSIWSGIASEERPKDGESFAKLLITRGKLTALQAREIIAGRGSKLMLGDYTILSEIGAGGMGKVYKAQHRRMKRIVALKVMSNAAMKDEAAVRRFQREVEAAARLEHPNIVTAYDSGDAGDVKYLVMQFVDGGDLSDLVKTKGPLSVEKAVEYVSQTARGLAYAHSRGVIHRDIKPANLLLNKDGNVKVLDMGLARMEDGGGDLTGTEQVMGTVDYMSPEQASDTKNVDARADIYALGCTLWYLLTGKKVFDCDTMIGRLMKHRDAPPPSLVKERDDVPWPLEQAFHKMVAKRPQDRYQSMDEVLAALMPFTDDSESVLSHHGSGSGIGGSSVGRSAELASFMHAMESGIGISTAPGLPARPPSGSHIDATSQFAAPEAETDAERAALPRGIAAQVRKTGSSSKIESRQPSSVAAVKKPASGPPMKLIAGGIVGLVVLLAGIFLMMRGEPSDSAANTAANSAEAIGTAVAFVPPVVRPSSVQPVAVADPVDVPPSGEPTQAKLLESLDYAWTEPENLGPNVNTSRSEEFPSLSADELCLAYRLLGPGGPNAFLECRRSSITEPFGPAVRLPNSGGIEDPFLSADGLTLVYATPSGDRRTDLRMRTRLTRDAPWAQPETLDPRINTSFDERQPWISPNGLTLLYQSDRKDGLGARDLWLTRRASRGEPFGLPEAAPRGINTSADEFEPYLLVDGKTFLFNRSGRHHISFISGTGIPSALSLHDFPSGIREVWLSPDGRRMYFQSRRSGGFGDYDLWMSRRVKKSELAVSGTGLSSGQLPPLPTPTVGAVYLDDLTEQSWKGDRDLGKHGLGNSGGALKWHGSKPAHSLLTYPDLSQLRAEVIYRLDSRRYDKFLATVGMTTKPATALVFRVHGDGKILWQSPPLTEGDLGFDCNIEIRGVEQLRLEVVCSGPTNLANAVWIDPRLTPLPKAGK, from the coding sequence ATGGCTATGACCGTCGACCAGTTCGGCAAAGCAATCATCGCCTCCGGTCTTCTTACGACCGACGAGGTCAAATCTATTTGGTCGGGCATCGCGTCCGAAGAGCGCCCCAAAGACGGGGAGAGCTTCGCCAAGTTGCTCATCACGCGCGGCAAGCTCACCGCGCTGCAGGCGCGCGAGATCATCGCCGGCCGCGGATCGAAGCTCATGCTGGGGGACTACACCATCCTCAGCGAGATCGGCGCGGGCGGCATGGGCAAAGTCTATAAGGCCCAGCACCGCCGTATGAAACGGATCGTGGCGCTCAAGGTGATGTCGAACGCGGCGATGAAAGACGAAGCCGCCGTGCGCCGCTTCCAGCGCGAAGTTGAAGCCGCCGCCAGGCTCGAACACCCGAACATCGTCACGGCGTACGACTCGGGCGATGCCGGAGACGTGAAGTATCTCGTCATGCAGTTCGTCGACGGCGGCGATCTATCGGACCTCGTGAAAACGAAGGGGCCGCTCTCGGTCGAGAAGGCGGTCGAGTATGTGTCGCAAACCGCGCGCGGCTTGGCCTATGCCCACTCGCGGGGTGTGATCCATCGCGACATTAAACCGGCCAATCTGTTGTTGAACAAAGACGGGAACGTCAAGGTTCTCGACATGGGCTTGGCCCGCATGGAAGACGGCGGCGGTGATCTGACCGGCACCGAGCAAGTGATGGGTACGGTCGACTACATGAGTCCCGAGCAAGCCTCGGATACGAAGAACGTCGATGCTCGCGCCGATATCTACGCGCTCGGTTGCACGCTTTGGTATTTGCTCACCGGGAAGAAGGTCTTCGATTGCGACACGATGATCGGTCGCTTGATGAAGCATCGCGATGCGCCCCCGCCGTCGCTGGTTAAAGAGCGCGACGACGTGCCGTGGCCGCTGGAGCAGGCCTTTCACAAGATGGTCGCGAAGCGGCCGCAAGACCGTTACCAGTCGATGGACGAAGTCCTCGCGGCGTTGATGCCCTTCACCGACGATTCGGAATCGGTCTTGTCGCATCACGGCAGCGGCAGCGGCATCGGAGGCTCAAGCGTCGGGCGCAGCGCCGAACTGGCGTCGTTCATGCACGCCATGGAAAGCGGCATCGGCATCTCCACCGCACCGGGCCTGCCTGCCCGGCCCCCCTCGGGCTCGCACATCGACGCGACTTCTCAATTCGCCGCTCCGGAAGCGGAGACCGACGCCGAACGAGCGGCGCTGCCGCGAGGGATCGCCGCGCAGGTGCGCAAGACCGGTTCTTCGAGCAAGATCGAGTCGCGCCAGCCGTCAAGCGTCGCGGCTGTGAAAAAACCGGCGTCCGGCCCGCCGATGAAGTTGATTGCCGGAGGAATCGTCGGCTTGGTTGTGTTGCTGGCCGGCATCTTCTTGATGATGCGCGGGGAGCCGAGCGACAGTGCCGCAAACACCGCCGCGAATTCCGCAGAGGCGATTGGAACCGCCGTCGCATTCGTGCCGCCTGTCGTCAGGCCGAGCAGCGTGCAGCCGGTTGCCGTGGCGGATCCGGTCGACGTTCCGCCGTCGGGCGAACCGACTCAGGCGAAGCTCTTGGAATCGCTCGACTACGCTTGGACGGAGCCGGAGAACCTCGGCCCGAACGTCAACACCTCAAGATCGGAAGAATTTCCGTCGCTCAGCGCCGATGAACTTTGCTTGGCCTATCGCTTGCTCGGGCCCGGCGGTCCGAATGCATTCTTAGAATGCCGGCGTTCGTCGATCACGGAACCGTTCGGCCCAGCGGTTCGACTTCCGAACTCGGGCGGCATCGAAGATCCGTTTCTATCCGCCGATGGTCTCACGTTGGTCTATGCCACGCCGTCGGGCGACAGAAGAACCGATTTAAGAATGCGTACGCGCCTGACTCGCGATGCTCCTTGGGCCCAGCCCGAAACCCTCGATCCGCGCATCAATACTTCGTTCGACGAACGTCAGCCTTGGATCTCTCCTAACGGACTGACGTTGCTGTATCAATCCGATCGAAAAGATGGCTTGGGCGCGCGCGATCTTTGGCTCACGCGCCGGGCTTCGCGCGGCGAACCGTTCGGTCTGCCGGAAGCCGCGCCGCGAGGTATCAATACTTCGGCCGACGAATTCGAGCCGTACTTGCTCGTCGATGGTAAAACGTTTTTGTTCAATCGTAGCGGCAGGCATCACATCTCGTTTATATCGGGAACGGGAATTCCCTCGGCCTTGAGCTTGCACGATTTTCCCTCCGGCATTCGCGAGGTGTGGCTCTCGCCCGACGGCAGACGCATGTACTTCCAATCGCGGCGCAGCGGAGGCTTCGGCGACTACGATCTGTGGATGAGCCGCCGGGTGAAGAAGTCGGAGTTGGCCGTCAGCGGAACGGGATTGTCGAGTGGGCAACTCCCTCCGCTTCCCACGCCAACGGTCGGCGCCGTCTATCTCGACGACCTCACCGAGCAATCGTGGAAAGGGGATCGGGACTTAGGAAAGCATGGGCTGGGCAACAGCGGCGGCGCTCTTAAATGGCACGGTAGCAAGCCGGCCCATTCGTTGCTCACGTATCCGGATCTCAGCCAGCTGCGAGCGGAAGTGATCTATCGTCTCGATAGCCGCCGCTACGACAAGTTCTTAGCGACCGTCGGCATGACGACGAAGCCCGCCACGGCGCTGGTGTTTCGCGTGCATGGCGACGGCAAAATCCTTTGGCAATCCCCGCCTCTCACCGAGGGGGACCTTGGGTTCGATTGCAACATCGAGATCCGCGGCGTCGAGCAGCTTCGGCTCGAGGTCGTCTGCTCGGGCCCGACCAACCTCGCGAACGCGGTGTGGATCGACCCGCGCCTCACGCCGCTGCCGAAGGCCGGCAAGTAA